A segment of the Sphingomonas kaistensis genome:
TCAAGCGATGGTGTTTCGGCCCGCGAGGACAGGAGGTCGCTGATCGCGTCGGCGACCTCGGCGTCGCTGGGGCTGTCGCAGCGCAGACCAAGCGCAGCGCCGATCGCGACCACCAGGCCGGTCGCGAGGCCGGCGGGAAGATCGGGGAGGTCGAGGGCGACGCGTCCGAAGCGGTCACGGCCCCGCCCCCGCGCGGCGACCAGGGTCATGGCCGCGGCCGCGACGTCGGCGTCCCTGGCGGCAGTCCAGCGCTGCAGGGTCGAGCGCCCGCCGCGGCCCGAAGAGGCGATGCGCTGGGCGTCGGCGCGGCGCAGCAGAAGCCCGACCAGCACCTCGTCCTGGATCAGTCCGGCACGGGTGAGGTCGGCGATGAGTTCGGCCGGACTGGCGGCGCAGGCCGCTGCAGCCTCCGGCGAGAGGCGCGCCCGAAGCTCAACCGCGACGCGTTCGATCAGCCCGTGGAGCATGGCCGCCATCAGCGAGCGTTCCTGCTCGGTCAGGCGATCGTCGGGAGACAGGAACAGGTCGCGCACGATGGCCGCCATGCGCCGCCCCTCGCCCGCCGGGAGGGCGGAGGAAGGATGGGTCGGGCGCTCTCCCGGGGGGAGTGCAGCAATGGGCCATTCGGCGGGCATGTCGAAGCGGTTTAGCAAAGGAGCCTTAACGCCGCGTCAATCGCGATCGGAAAGCACCATCTGCTGGACGATGAAGAAACTGGCGGCGGCGTAGACCGCAAGCGCCACGGTCAACAGGCTCCATGCGCCGGCCGCGGCGAAGGGGAGCGAGAGGAACACCGCGCTGCGCGGGGTCAGCAGCCACAGGTCGGGGCCAAGCTCCCGGCCGCGCCGCTCGACCCGCGCCGCCTCGCCGAACGCGATCGCCGCCGCAGCCGCGGCCAGGGCGCCCCACCCGCCGCCATGCCGAGTCTCGAACCAGGCCAGCCCGAGCAGCGCGATCCCATGCGCCGGGGCAAGCAGCCGGAACAGCAGGGAATGACGGGAAAAAGGCCGCAGCCGAACCGTCGCGAGCCGTTCGGCCAGCCGATCGAGCGGGCTTGCCGCGACCAGCAGGCCCATCGCCCACAGGGGCTCCCCGCGCGTGAACAGCAGCGCGGCGCCAAGGACCATCGCCAGGGCCGCCCACAGCAGGGCCGTGGGGCGCACCGGTGCGCCCATCAGCTGGCGGGTGAGGAAATCCTCCACCGGGGGGAGCAGGTAGCGGCTCGGCCAGTCCCGGCGGCGGTGGCGGCTGCTGTCGACCAGGTGGCGATCAAACGCGGCGCTGCTGCTGTCGCTGGCGGCAAGGAACGGGCGCAGACCCTCCGGCGCCGGGACCAACCTGGCGCCTTCCTGAACTGCACGCCGAAGCAGGGTCGAGTGGAGGTCCCAGTCGCCCAGCATTCGGGCGGTGTCGGACAGCAATTTGGAGGAGATCAGCGCCAGCCCGGCCCAGCGATGGTCGTTGTCGATCCGCTCGAACGCATGGTGCCGCTCGTCGTCGGGAACGGTGAGGATGGCGCTCGACGGTTCTTCGGCGAGTTCGGCCAGCAGCGGCGCGGCGGGTGCGATCCCGTCGGCCATCTGCAGCACCGCCCCCTCGGGATCGAAGCGGGCCGCGGCCTCCATCGCGTCGGTCACGGGCACCACCGCAATGCCTTCGGCCCGCAGCCGCTCGAACGCCGCCTGGAGCGTCGGCGGCACGCGTTCGACGATCACGACGATGGGAGCCGCGCCGACCGCAGCGGCACAGCGAGCCTGATATTCGACGAGTGTTCGACCTGCGAGCGGCGCCAGCGCGTGGAGCCCACCCTGATCATCCTCGTCATGCGCCGCGATCAACGCACCGAGCGCCATTCCCACCCCTTCCTCTTGCCACTCCTCTTGCACGCTTCCGTAGTCGAGCAAAGGTGGTAAACATGGCGCCATGACGCCGTCCCAGCCCCGCTCCATGCATGACGCATCGGATGAGCCCCTCGAGCTGACGGAGGCGGTCGGCAGCGCCGGTCCCGACTATCAGCCTGCCGAGCCGGCCTGGGTAGATGAGCCTGCGCGGGCGGTGGACAGCGGAGCCGACGGGCGGCGCGTGCTCGGCTGGACGCTGGGCCTGTTGGCGCTGGCGTGGATCGGCTTTGCCGGGTGGAGCGCCGGGCGCGCGCTGGGCGACGCTGCAAGCGCTCCCCTGGTGGCGCAGTGGCTGGCGGTGGCTGCGGCGCCGCTGGTCCTGCTTGGGCTGGGGTGGTTGATCTTCGGTCGTACCCGTCGCCGCGAAGCCGAGCGCTTTACCCAATCGGTGCAGATGATGCGCTCGGAGGCGCGCAGCCTGGAGCAATTGCTCGGCGTGCTTCGCCAGCGGCTGGATGACGAGCAGATCGCGCTGTCGGGCCATGCCGACCGGCTGATGCGGCTGGGCGACGAAGCCGGGCATCGGCTTGGGCAGGTCACCCGCGACCTGGCGACCGGAAGCGAAACGCTGAGCCGGCATGCGGCCGTGCTCGACCGTGCCGCGGAAAGCGCACGGACGGATATCGGCGTCCTCCTCGACGACCTGCCTCGGGCGGAGGCGAGCAGCCGGGCGATGGCCGAGGAACTGCGCCAGTCGGGCCGCGAGGCGAGCGCGCAGGCCGCCAGCCTCGAAGCGCAGCTGGCGGCGATCAGCGGCCGCGCGCGGGAGGCCGAGGATCAGGTCGGCGGCGCGTCGCAGCGGCTGGTCGCGCATCTCACCCAGATCGAAAGCGCCGGCGCTGCGGCAGCCCTGCGGGTCGGCGAAACCGGAACCACCGCCTCTGCACAGGTCGATTCGCTGCTCGAGCGCACGGCCGAGGCGCTTGGCCTGATCCGCTCCGGCATCGACGAACAGGCAGCGGCGGTGCGCGGCCTGGTCGACCAGAGCGCCGCGGCACTGGGCGTCGCCGGACAGGAAGCGGCGATCCAGCTTGGCGGCCGGCTCAGCACCGCGGGCCAGGCGCTCGATGGACTGTCCTCGCGCATTGCCGAGCAGGACCGGGCGGTCACCGCCCTGGTGTCCAGCCTGGAACGCCAGCTCGGCGATGTCGACCAGCGCTTCGTCGACCTCGCAGCCGAGGGTGACCTTCGCGCACAAGCGGTGGCAACGGCGATCGACCGGGTGCGGCGTGAACTAGATGGGCTTGGGGCACAGCAGGCGGCGAGCGGCGGCACGCTGGAGGATCTCAGCCATCGGACCGAACATCTGCGCACCGCCATCGCCTCCTTGCAGCGCGAGTGCGGCGAGGATCTGAGCGGCGCCCTGGAAACCGCCGAAAGCGGCGCCGAACGCCTGCTTGCAGCAGTCCAGGCCGCGCGGCCCGATGTCGAGTGGATGAACGAGGCGGCGGCCAGCGTGACCAGCCGTCTCGAACAGGGGACGTCCGGCCTGTCGGGCCAGCAGGAGCGGCTCGCCGGCTTGCTGGCGAGCGTCGAGAGCGGGGTCGGCGGCGCCGAGCAGCGGCTCGGCGAGCTTCGCGCCGCGCTGGCCGCGGCGGGCGAGGAAGCGACCCGGCTCCAGGCCGAAACCGGCCCGGCGCTGGTCCAGGCCATGGTCCAGGTCCGCGAGGCCGCGGCACAGGCAGCGACCCGGGCCCGCGAGGCGCTTGCCTCGGTCGTGCCGGAGACCGCGCAGCAATTGTCGATCGAAGCGCAGGCAGCGCTGAGCCGCGCAGTGGAACAGAGCGTGGCGCAGCAGCTTGGCGAGGTCGAGCGGGTTGCCGCACGGGCGCTGGAAGCGGCGCGGCATGCCTCGACCGGGCTGTCGCAGCAGATGCTCAACATCGGCCGTACCGCAAGTGCGCTCGAACAGCATATCGAGAAGGTCCGCGAGGACGACCGGATGGCCGACAGCGAGGCCTTTGCCCGCCGCGCCGCGGTGCTGATCGATTCGCTCCACTCGGCCTCGATCGACGTCGGCCGGATCCTCAGCGACGAGGTCGACGACCGGGCCTGGGCCGCTTACCTCAAGGGCGATCGCGGGGTGTTCACCCGCAAGGCCGTGCGGCTGCTGTCGGCGGGCGAGCTGCGCCTGGTCGAGCAGCAGGTTTCGAGCGATCCGGAATTCGCCTCGTCGGTCACCCGCTATGTGCAGGATTTCGAGAGCATGCTGCGCCGCGCGTCGGCCGAGCAGGAAGGCGGCATGATGGCCGTGACCCTGCTGTCGAGCGACATGGGACGGCTTTACGCCGCGCTTGCGCAGGTGCTGGAGCGGCGCCGCTCGTTCTAGGCCGGGGACAGGCTAGTTGTAGAAGTCGAGCGTTTCGGCGGTGATCCAGCCCTGCGTCCAGTTGACGTAGAACAAGGCAAACAACAGCGCCGACACCGCCGCCGCCCGCAGCAAGTGCCGCTTGAGGTCGAAGCGGTGCGGTGCGCTGTCAGCCTGGCCGGCGATCTTCGGCGCCCCCGCCTCCTCGTCCGTCCGAATCCCGAACGGCAGCATCAGGAAGGCCGTGAAGACGAAGATCAGGAAGAAGACGGCAAGGGCGCTTCCGGGGTTCACAGGCGGGTCACCAGCACTTCCACGTTGGGCTTCTTCCCGGTCCACAGGGTGGCGCAGCGGCGGACCGCCAGGCGGACATTCTCGCGCAGTTTATCCTCGTCGCGGATTGGCTCGACCGCCTTGGCGGCGGTGGCCTGCGCATCGCGGATGAAGTCGTCGCGATCCTCCTCGACCGGGACGCCGACCGCCCGCACCACCGGATCGGCGGCAAGCGAGCCATTGCCGCGAAGGACCAGGCTGACCGCAATCACGCCCTGCTGGGCGATCCGGCGGCGCTCATTGATCGTCGAACCGTCTGCCGGAAGGATGACGTCGCCGTCGAGCACCAGGCGCCCGACCCGCTCCTCGCCGATCTTCTTCGGCGTGCCGGGTGCGAGGCGGATGAGGTCGCCATTCTCCTGGACCAGCGCGGCGGGGATCCCGCTCTCGGTGCCGAGGCGTGCCTGTTCGAGCATGTGGCGGCGCTCGCCATGGACCGGGACCAGCAGCCGCGGCCGGATCCAGTCGTACATCTGCTTGAGCTCGGGACGGCCGGGGTGCCCCGACACGTGGACGTGTGCCTGGCGCTCGGTGACGGTACGGACGCCAAGCACCGCAAGCTGGTTCATCACCCGCCCGACGGCATTCTCATTGCCGGGGATCTGGCGCGAGGAGAAGATCACCGTGTCGTCCTCGCCGAACTTGATCTCATGCTGGCCGGCAGCGATCCGGCCCAGCGCCGCGCGCGGCTCGCCCTGCCCACCGGTGGCGACCACCAGCAGATCGCGGCGCGGAATCCGCATCGCCTCGTCGTAGCGGATCGTCTCGGGGAAATCGGTCAGGTAGCCGGTAGCGCGCGCGACCTTGAGGTAGCGTTCGATCGAGCGGCCGGCCACCGCCACCCGCCGACCCGTCGCTTCCGCGACCTTGCCGATGGTGTGCAGCCGCGCGGCGTTGGAGGCGAAGGTGGTGACCAGCACGCGGCCGGGCGATTCCTCCACCGCATGGCGCAGGCCGTCGAACAGTTCGGCTTCGGAGCCCGACGCCTTTTCGGTGAAGGCGTTGGTCGAATCGCAGATCATCACGTCGATGCCGAGGTCGCCGATCGCCCGCAGCTTGTCGGGGCTGGTCGGGTTGCCGATCACCGGCGTCGGATCGAGCTTCCAGTCGCCGGTGTGGAACACCCGCCCATGGCGGGTTTCGATCAGCAGCCCGTTGGCCTCGGGGATCGAGTGGGCGAGCGGCACCGGGGTGACCTTGAACGGCCCGAGGTCGAGCACGTCGCCCGGATGGATGAGCTTGAGCTTGACCTGCCCGGTCAGCCCTTCCTCCTCCAGCTTGTGGGCGATCAGCCCGGCGGTGAAGGGCGTCGCGTAGAGCGGCACCTGGAGGTCGGCGGCGAGATAGGGGATGGCGCCGATATGATCCTCGTGGCCGTGGGTCAGCACGAGCGCGACGAGATCCCTGCGGCGCTTCTCGATGAATTCGAGATCGGGAAGGACGAGGTCGATGCCGGGATAATCGGCCTCGCCGAAGGTCATTCCGCAATCGACCATCAGCCACTTGCCGTCGGCACCGTAGAGATTGACGTTCATGCCAATCTCGCCCGAGCCGCCAAGCGCGAGGAAGAGCAGTTCGTTACCTGGTGTCACGATAATTCCTGTTCTGGGCCCGCCGTGCGAGTCAAACAATGCAGTCCATTGGTGAGGTCAGGAGAAGCGGCTGGACTGGCTGTGCCGCTTGGCTCCTCGAATTTCGTTCAGGCGGGCTTGCGGCTCCGCTGGTGGAGCAGCGCCAACCCACGGATCGTGAGGTCGGGCTCGACCGCATCGAACAGGTGGTGCTGCTGGAACAGGGTGGCAAGGCCGCCGGTGGCGATGCAGGTGACCGGACGGCCGATCTCCGCCTTCACGCGGGCGAGCAGGCCTTCGATCATCGCGACATAGCCCCAGTAGATGCCGGACAGCATCTGGCTTGCGGTGGTGCGGCCGATGACGGTCGGGTCGGTCGGCGCCTCGATCGCGATGCGCGGCAGCTTGGCGGCGGCGGCGACCAGTGCATCGAGGCTGAGGTTGATCCCGGGCGCGATGATCCCGCCCTTGTAGGCGCCGTCATAGTCGACCACGTCGAAGGTGGTGGCGGTGCCGAAATCGATCACCACCAGGTCGCCCGGATAGGCGGCATGGCCGGCGATGGCGTTGAGGACGCGGTCGGCACCGACATTGTGCGGCTCGTCGACGTCGAGGCGGATACCCCAGCCGGCTGCGCCCTGCCCCGCGACCATCGCTTCCTGGCCGAAATATTTGTGCGCGAGCACCTGCAGGTTGTGGAGCGCGCGCGGGACCACGGTGCCGATGATGACCCCGGTCACATCGCCGCGAGCATAGCCTTCGAGGCTGAGAAGCTGGTGCAGCCACACCGCATATTCGTCGGCGGTCCGGCGCGGGTCGGTGGCGATCCGCCAGCGTGCGGCAATGCTGCCGTCCTCCGCCAGCAGGGCGAAGACGACGTTGGTGTTCCCGGCATCGACCGCGAGCAACATATGTCAGGCGCTCCCGAGCATCACGTCGGCGGCATGGATGCGCCGTTCCTCCCCGCCCGGCAAGGCAAGGCGCAGCGCGCCGTCCGGGGCGAGGCCGGCGAACGTGCCCGCGAGCTTCTCGTCGGCGGCGACATGGACCGACAGCGGGGTACCGATCGGGTGGGCGCTTTCCAGCCACAGGGCGATGAGGCCGAGCGGATCATCGCGCCAGCGCTGTAGTTCGCGGGAGAAGGCGGCGGCGAGCAGCGGAGCGAAGGCCTCCGGGCTGACCAGCACGACCGAGGAAAGCGCAACCGTATCGCGACCCTCGATCTCGGGGGCATGGGCAAGATTGACCCCGAAGCCCGCCACCACGCGGTCCCCCTGCCGCTCGAGCAGGATGCCGGCGAGCTTAGCGGGGCCGAGCAGCAGGTCGTTGGGCCACTTGAGGATCAGGCCGGTTGCCGGCGCCGCCGCCTCGACGGCGCGGATCAGGGCCAGCCCGGCCGCCAGCGCGAGTGATCCCGCCTGCGGGTCGGTCGGCGCCAGGCGCACGAGCGTCGAACCGTGGAAATTGCCGGTGGGGCTTTCCCACGTGCGGTTCTGGCGGCCCCTCCCCTGCTCCTGCCGGGCGGCGATCAGCCATTCGCCTTCGGGCGCGTGCGGCTCCGCAAGCAGGTCGCTGTTGGTCGAGCCGGTTCGCTCGACGAAGCGGATGCGGGTCAACAGCGCGGCCCGCGCGGCATCAAAAGACGCTTGCCGCGTCCGCTGCGGCGGTGGTCAGCGGGCTGATGAGGAGATAGCCGAGCGGGCTGATGATCAGCGCGCAGACGGCGATGAGGGCAGTCTCGACCTTGCCGCGCGCCGGCGCGAAAGGCTCGGCCGGGGCATCGAAGTACATGATCTTGATGACCCGCAGGTAGTAATAGGCACCGATCACGGTCAGCGCGGCGGCGGCCAGTGCAAGCAGCTGCAGCCCGGCATTCACCGCGGCCTGGAACACCATCAGCTTGGGCCAGAAACCGAACAAGGGCGGGATGCCGGCCAGGCTGAACATGAACATCGCGAGGGCGAGCGCAAGCAGCGGGCGGGTCTGCGACAGACCCGACAGGCTGGCGAGGCTTTCGAGCGGCCGCCCCTCGGCATCGCGCATCCGCATGATGCAGAGGAAGGCGCCCAGCGTCATGACCACGTAGACGGCGGAATAGACCAGCACCGCCGTCGCGCCTTCGCGGCCGCCCGCGGCAAGGCCGACCAGCGCGAAGCCGACGTTGTTGATCGAGGAATAGGCCAGCAGCCGCTTGACGTTGGTCTGGCCATAGGCGGCAACCGCGCCCAGCACGATCGAGGCCAGCGCCGCGAAGATCACGATCTGGCGCCACTGGTCGGTGGCCGGACCCATCGCCTCGAGGCAGACGCGGGTGGCGAGCAGGATCGCGGCGGCCTTCTGTCCGGCGGCGAAGAAGGCGGTGACCGGGGTCGGCGCGCCCTCGTAGACGTCGGGCGTCCACATGTGGAACGGCACGGCCGCGATCTTGAAGGCGAGTCCGGCGAGGGTGAAGACAAGGCCGAACAGCAGGCCAAGGCTTGCCCCATTCGGGCCGGCA
Coding sequences within it:
- a CDS encoding type III pantothenate kinase, whose translation is MLLAVDAGNTNVVFALLAEDGSIAARWRIATDPRRTADEYAVWLHQLLSLEGYARGDVTGVIIGTVVPRALHNLQVLAHKYFGQEAMVAGQGAAGWGIRLDVDEPHNVGADRVLNAIAGHAAYPGDLVVIDFGTATTFDVVDYDGAYKGGIIAPGINLSLDALVAAAAKLPRIAIEAPTDPTVIGRTTASQMLSGIYWGYVAMIEGLLARVKAEIGRPVTCIATGGLATLFQQHHLFDAVEPDLTIRGLALLHQRSRKPA
- a CDS encoding ribonuclease J, translated to MTPGNELLFLALGGSGEIGMNVNLYGADGKWLMVDCGMTFGEADYPGIDLVLPDLEFIEKRRRDLVALVLTHGHEDHIGAIPYLAADLQVPLYATPFTAGLIAHKLEEEGLTGQVKLKLIHPGDVLDLGPFKVTPVPLAHSIPEANGLLIETRHGRVFHTGDWKLDPTPVIGNPTSPDKLRAIGDLGIDVMICDSTNAFTEKASGSEAELFDGLRHAVEESPGRVLVTTFASNAARLHTIGKVAEATGRRVAVAGRSIERYLKVARATGYLTDFPETIRYDEAMRIPRRDLLVVATGGQGEPRAALGRIAAGQHEIKFGEDDTVIFSSRQIPGNENAVGRVMNQLAVLGVRTVTERQAHVHVSGHPGRPELKQMYDWIRPRLLVPVHGERRHMLEQARLGTESGIPAALVQENGDLIRLAPGTPKKIGEERVGRLVLDGDVILPADGSTINERRRIAQQGVIAVSLVLRGNGSLAADPVVRAVGVPVEEDRDDFIRDAQATAAKAVEPIRDEDKLRENVRLAVRRCATLWTGKKPNVEVLVTRL
- the nuoN gene encoding NADH-quinone oxidoreductase subunit NuoN; protein product: MNFAPILPEIILGLGAVVLMMVAAFVRRPSTITHVAAIALLVAACFALIGAPQTAGSVFDGMWAADGFAAFGKVIIYLAAAVAIVMAHGWFDQNHEHGAEYAVLILLSALGASVMVSASDLMMLYVGLELQSLSAYVLASYRRHDERSAEAGLKYFVLGGLASGILLYGISLLYGFAGTTGFEGLAAAFAGPNGASLGLLFGLVFTLAGLAFKIAAVPFHMWTPDVYEGAPTPVTAFFAAGQKAAAILLATRVCLEAMGPATDQWRQIVIFAALASIVLGAVAAYGQTNVKRLLAYSSINNVGFALVGLAAGGREGATAVLVYSAVYVVMTLGAFLCIMRMRDAEGRPLESLASLSGLSQTRPLLALALAMFMFSLAGIPPLFGFWPKLMVFQAAVNAGLQLLALAAAALTVIGAYYYLRVIKIMYFDAPAEPFAPARGKVETALIAVCALIISPLGYLLISPLTTAAADAASVF
- a CDS encoding biotin--[acetyl-CoA-carboxylase] ligase, whose translation is MTRIRFVERTGSTNSDLLAEPHAPEGEWLIAARQEQGRGRQNRTWESPTGNFHGSTLVRLAPTDPQAGSLALAAGLALIRAVEAAAPATGLILKWPNDLLLGPAKLAGILLERQGDRVVAGFGVNLAHAPEIEGRDTVALSSVVLVSPEAFAPLLAAAFSRELQRWRDDPLGLIALWLESAHPIGTPLSVHVAADEKLAGTFAGLAPDGALRLALPGGEERRIHAADVMLGSA
- a CDS encoding DUF1467 family protein produces the protein MNPGSALAVFFLIFVFTAFLMLPFGIRTDEEAGAPKIAGQADSAPHRFDLKRHLLRAAAVSALLFALFYVNWTQGWITAETLDFYN